GTCCTGCAGGATGATGTCCAAGGACACTGGCAAAGAGACGCAGGTTTCTTGGTAAGTGGAGTAGAACGCAAGGATGACAAACCTGGATGGGGAGACAAGGGCATACCGAGGGCTGCTTTGTCCACAAAATGTAGCTCTGTGTAGAAGTTGGCCAAGTCTGGGTATTTGTCCAGGATGATATTGGTGATGAAGTGGAGCAGCGTCTGCGAGCGGTCGGTGGACTTTGTTTCCAGAAGCTGAAGAAACCAAAGTTAATAACCTGACGTCACCCTACCATTTATACGACCAGAGCTACTTACGAGGTCGAGACTTTGCAGTCTAAAGCCGTAAGCCGCCCCCCTCTTGCTGCTGTTCATGTAGTTCCCAAACGCCAACACGATCTAGGAGAGCACGATCACATTAGGACCTGCCTGAAGACTTCATTGCTGATCTCTTTGCCTCACCTCTAAGATCTTCTTTAACTTGGCGGAGGATTTGATGGACATGGACGCCGCGATGATGGAGTTGAGTTGCTGCAGAGGACGTAAAAACTATACATCAGTCCAAGATCTTAAGGAAGGCTGATTGAGGAGGTTGGACTGACCGGTTGAAGCCGCTTGACGCTCTCGGGGAAGTTCCCCATGAAGGTGAGCGTGTTGATGCGCTGGCTCAGGCGAGGAATCTTTCCAAAGTGCAGAATAAACCGGTCCTCGTCCGTCAGCTCGTCGAGGGGTCGCCCGTCATTCTCATAGTTGAGTAGCAGCTTCATCTCAAAGTCTGAGGGTATGAAGTGCTCCAGCAGCTCCAGGAAGTCGATGGACAAGGACTGCTGGTCGTACCTTTAAGGAAGGAAGACCACAGgactgtttttttaatccaaagACAACTCAACGGAATCGGAACAAGGCGGTCCGTACATCTCAATGGCGGTACAGATTTGTGAAGGACTCATCCCGCCTTTGCGTAAGGTGATGGCCAGGTTCTTGGCCTTGTTTGCATCAATCAAAGATGTCTTGCTGGGGGACTTCTGCCCCAACTTCTTCTTGACTTTAGACAGATCTGACGGGTTTCCCTGCGCCTTCGTCTTGAACTGTTCCTCAAACATCTCCATGTTCAGCTCCTACAGAGACGGACAAGATGGTACCGTCACCTCAAGAGATGTTCTCCATCAGGTTAACGCCTTCTTACCTCCAGAACTTGTTCGTCATCCAGCTCGTTAAAAATGGTTCCTGTGACCTGGTTTGGTTTCAGAGGCTGCCAGTTTAATAGCGGCATCCTGAACTTGGTCTGAATGGCCTTTTTGCTTTTCAACCCTGAAGAAGACAAAAACCGTGTAAGATCTCAGCAGGGTTGGGATTTTCAGTAGTTTCAGGTCCTCTCCTTACCAGACTGAGTGTTGGGTGCTCCAGGAGCCGGAGGAGGGGGTGGTCcggccccaggtggaggaggcgGCAGTGGTCcagccccaggtggaggaggagggggcccgaccccaggtggaggaggtggtggtggtccgaccccaggtggaggaggaggaggtggtccGACgccaggtggaggaggaggtggtggtggtggtggcccTCCTCCAGCAGCtggtggaggaggtggtggtggcggtggtggtggtcctgctgctgcagcaagtggaggaggtgggggtggtggtggtggtggtgctccTCCAGGtggaggtggtggaggaggaagtGGTGTCTCTCTTCCAGGACAAGATGCTGGAGGACCATGAGGACGAAGTGGAGGAGGCACTACAGGACGGGATGGCGTGGAGGAGGAGACTGTGGCGCTAGGCTGAGGCGCCGGTGCCAGAACGTAATCAGTCACTGTAATGGGCACCACCTGGATGTCCAGGCCCCCGGAGGCGGTCCGTCCCAGGCGGATCAGCCCTCTCTCTTGCAGCTCATGGATCTTCTGCTCTAACTCAGAAGGCGCCTGAGGAGTAGCTACGTTCAGACGCTCCCGCTCTTTCTCTCGCTCCCTGTCCAGCTCCTTCTCCCGTTCCCTCTGCTGCAAGGTGCTCACCTGAGAACACGAATCTCTCAGGCTTTCCTGCGAAGGACAACCACAAACTTGTCAGCTGTAATCTTCCCCTGATGCCATGACATCATTGCTGTACCTCAAAATAAACGTCTTATATGGTATCTCCTCAAACGGATTGCCTCAATTTGTCCTATTGTAGCACACATAGTGGAGGTCTTTGGTTCTTTGGAGGTTCTTTGGACAACACATGAGAACCGTATTGGGAAACAAATGAATAGACCTTCTCATTGAATAACATGAGAAAGTGTTCCCAAATTTTTGAATGGCACTGTACATTGGCACGGTTTTACAGTCGTGCAGCAAGTCCAAATATAGATCAGAGTATATAGCTCACGCTCATGCTAATAATAACAgcaatatattacatttatatatttccTGAGtactcaataaaataaaaatttaaatttcagttgcaaaaattaaaatggaaacaTTTACGCATCCTTCAAATAAAGATTTAGTTGAATAAGTGTTACCTTAAGCAGCTCCGTCTCCTTGGTGGCCTGCATGAGTTGAGTCTCAAGTTCAGAAATCTTCTCGACAGTCTGAGTCTCCATCTCGTGGAGCTGAGCACTGAGCTGGAAGCACATCACAGGAGCATCTGGTCATGCATACCGAACAACACCACTTCACTGAATACGCTGACATGTTCCTCTCGTTCTAGACTTTTGCAGTTGAACCTTGACATTGTGGTCCTGCAGTTGGTCCACATGATCCAGCACGCCGCCTCTGCTCTCAGCGTCCTCCAGCAGAGCACCAACGTCCAGCACGTTGTCCAGGTAGGCCTGGATCTGCACCTGCAGCTTCTCGCTCTCTGTTTCCTTCAGGCTCtagtgcacacacacgcgcacacacgtcTTTACAATGCAGAAGCAAGTAAAAATCCATATTTACACAAAGTTATTATGAAAGAAGCATCTCACGTCCAGATACTTGTCCAAGCCCAGCTGAGTGAACTCATACTGCAGGTGTACGCGGAAATTCATGTTCTCCACAGAATGAACCACAATGTTGATGAACTGCATGCAGGCCACCTGCAAacacattacattattacagCAATCTACATCTCATTAATTCATCTGTCTAATTAATAGCGATTGAGAACATGTGTGCATGTGGCCCACCATGAAGTCAATGTTGCTGTCGTCATTGATGAAGTACTCCATCAGCTTCTCAAAGCGGCTCCTCTCCCTGCTCACCTGAGGGAGAAAAGTGTCATGTGTGCAAGAATAATATTAAGATTTATTtagattatttatatattattatacattattatattttattacttatttagatttagattattacattattgttaGATTTATTAGGATTGTtggtatatatttataaaattaatACTCATATTAGTATAAATATATTACTgcattttattataaatattgtatttaaatatattttacaagAAATTTAAAAGCATGTATTGAAAGAATGTTAAGAATTACTAAGATTTTTAAATGAGTAAATCTAATATAAAATGCAATTGTAAACCATCATAAATTACAATTATTGTATGTAATGTTTACAATACATTCAAATATTATACATTACAAAGACAATGCAAGCATGCATTTTGAAAGTAGGGAGCCAATTTAATTGCGGTTACCAGGGTGCATTTTACGTGCTGCCCACACGGGGCGCACCAACAAGGCAAGTGTGTCTCATATACAGTACCGGTGAAAGTCTGGAGACGCTTGCTTATGCTATTGAAtaggaaagtgtctccaaacttttgactggtactgaaAATGCACGCGTTAACACAcaatgtaatgtatttattataaacaAGGTGGGGTGTCTTATATACAGTGCCAGTCAAAGGTCTGAAGACGCTTGCTTATGCTATTGAATggaaaagtgtctccaaacgtttgactggtATGCTACCTGCAGgtgttagaaaatgaaaatgtaagtaACACAAtgcaatgtatttattatcttCTGACCTCTCTGAAGTTGTCAAACGCAGAGAGGATGATGTCATGTCCTCCTCTGACCAGGCACACGGCAGCCAGCAGCTCCAGGACCAGGGCTTTGGTCCTGTCACGGCATAATGATGGCGCTCAAACACACGCTTAAAAACGCACCCCTTCAGTGGCAGGCTAAGAAACACACACTGACCTATGATTCCTGCTGTGTAGGCTGAGCGTGATCTCGTTGACGCAGCGCAAGTGCGTCATCACCAGGTTGAAACCAGACTGAAAAAAAAGCAGCGTCAGTTTGAGTGTCATGCTGTTTTTGCATTAGGGGCAAGTCGGCGAGTGCCCCAACGCTTACAGCAGATGCTTGCAAAAGCTTGTAACATTTTTGTCCATGACCATTGATGACTCCTCTCTTTTCTAGTCCTTTTTCTACTTCGAATGTCATCATGATTGCCAATCTACTGTCGTGAAAGGctacataaacaaaaacaaaaaaaggtcaagaaaatgcaaaaaaaacaaaaaaaaaacactgagaaGTCATTCTAGGGCAACGTCAGCCCTGCCCCCAATTTGATATTGAAATCATaaagaaaaagctttgttttatgttCCTTCAAGCATATATTTCTTGGCATTCCCAAGTGTGCATCTGCATTCGTGTGTCCGACTGTCTTCCTGCTGACTCTCCTCGTCCTTTGTCTGCTGTGTGGGGCAGCACAACCCTCTGCCCCCAAGTTGATAATCAAACAGTTCTATTttataatacttacagtatagcATGTAGCTTTTGGCATAGTTTACGTCTGTCTATCTTGGTTCGATGGTCCTCCTGCCACCtgtccctgtcctttctctcctgcCTGGGACAACACAAGCCCTGCCCCTGCCGAGGTAGTAGCTTTGAGCCACGtagtgttttgggttttttgcatatttacttAGTTTTCATCTGTCTGACTTTCTCAGACAGTCTTCCTGCAAACTTTCCGTGTCCTTTCTCTCCTCGTCTCCTTAGGGCAGATCGCTGTGCTGCCCCAAGTTGACAAGGAAACGCCTTCTGTCTTCTATCTTTCTGCCTTTGTCTTCCTACCTACCCTCcttgtcctttctctcctgtgtgggtCAGTACAACAGTCTGCCCCAAGATAATAACAAATTACTGGATATATTTTCAGCACAATTTACTTAGTATACATCTGTTTCGTGTTGTCTGACTGTGTTCCTGccgactctccctgtcctttcacAACTTTGTTTCACGATGAAATAGGAAATCTATTGAAAGAATTCCGCCTAGCAACAAGGGGCCACACAAACGTGAGCGGGGAAAAGAATTACAGTGGAATTTTCTTGTTTGACACTCTTACATGAAAACACTTAGAGTGTTCTGCAGGGTGGAGGCGGGCGCTACCTGGTAGTTCATGATCGCTCTTAGACACATGATGCACACGTGCACGTCATCTCTCTGGCTGGGTAAGTGAGACTTCTTCAGCATCTTGTTTCCCAGAGTGGAGCTAATCCTGTTGGCATGAGAACATTAGCACCATGTCCAACGCTGCCCTGCGGCAGGTGTGCAACCTCCTCACCTCACAGTGAGCGCTCGTGCCGCTCGGCTCATTCCGTGAGACTGCAAGGAGCCACTGCCAGGGGTCGTGTTGGTGGTCTTGCTCAAGTCTTCGATGGACCTTCCATTGAGGGTTCTTGATCGGTCGGCCAGGGTGCTGCCGTTTTCGCTGCTGTCCACGTCAAACCTGAAGACAACCAAACATCTGTGGTGGTGACCTTCCTGATGGAGGAACAGCTTCCTTAAAACtgcggctgctgctgctactcACAAGGCATCGCTCTGGGCCTGGGACAGGTACTCCACCAACACTTCCAAACCTTTGTTCTGTTCGTTGAGGAACTCCTGAACCCAGCTACAAGTCAGAAacacaacacgcacacacacgagaACCATGTGATTTGTaccagccaatcagcaaaggACAGTAATGACAATgaagaaaaacactgaaaatttAGCAATATATGAAAAATGTATTGTACTTATACAGTATGCTGGtaattattattgaaaaaaatttaCGTTAGCAAAATAGAAAAAGTAAGGTAATGTATATAATAAccttaataatacagtaatagtatATAATACCTTAATTGTAGTATTTAGTATCATGGTAGTtgatttttgtttgtaaaaatgtgtaaaagcaGTTTCTTTGAttcaaataattgaaaaatgaaaaatattttcttcTGTATTTttgaatatgtatattttttaatagttttattttttggacgaaaaaaatgttcttttgcaAGACGTTCAACAAATCCATGTTTAATTCCTAAGCATCTGTGTACCTAGAAAGTGCTATAttacaagtaaaataaaaaagaataataaaataattattattatagtgaTGTAGTGAAATAGTCAGCTGTTTTAATATGTGTATTCGTGtggttatttttatgtttattaaaacatttatttggttGTACGGTATCAACATATACTGCTGTATTTAACCCTAAAAATTTGTAAtcttgaaaataaatgttaaaaaataatttttctgGCGTTTCAATGCAGAAGCACAATCACTGTGTAGTTGCTCCACCTAGTGGAGAAGTTGGTCAATTACACTTCCATTAACCCTTTGACCCTTTCACAAATTGTGACAAAACCTGAAAGTGAGTGCAATACTATGATgcatttacatgtaacatttaaatatttcacaACACGGACGTGGAAATGAAGTTCAATGAAATGAGATGTCGCTTgacaagcg
This genomic interval from Dunckerocampus dactyliophorus isolate RoL2022-P2 chromosome 18, RoL_Ddac_1.1, whole genome shotgun sequence contains the following:
- the fmnl1a gene encoding formin-like protein 1, whose amino-acid sequence is MGNAATGAAEQQEPPDGREARSSVSSGMSEPTPPALQKKQPPPPKLPKPDEQELEERFNVVLSYMNLPPDKLQLLSQYDNDKKWELVCDQERFQVKSPPSTYPTKIKSFYQDQVVVARRKKRIQEATKVLKDLEISLRTNHIGWVQEFLNEQNKGLEVLVEYLSQAQSDALFDVDSSENGSTLADRSRTLNGRSIEDLSKTTNTTPGSGSLQSHGMSRAARALTVRISSTLGNKMLKKSHLPSQRDDVHVCIMCLRAIMNYQSGFNLVMTHLRCVNEITLSLHSRNHRTKALVLELLAAVCLVRGGHDIILSAFDNFREVSRERSRFEKLMEYFINDDSNIDFMVACMQFINIVVHSVENMNFRVHLQYEFTQLGLDKYLDSLKETESEKLQVQIQAYLDNVLDVGALLEDAESRGGVLDHVDQLQDHNVKLSAQLHEMETQTVEKISELETQLMQATKETELLKESLRDSCSQVSTLQQREREKELDREREKERERLNVATPQAPSELEQKIHELQERGLIRLGRTASGGLDIQVVPITVTDYVLAPAPQPSATVSSSTPSRPVVPPPLRPHGPPASCPGRETPLPPPPPPPGGAPPPPPPPPPPLAAAAGPPPPPPPPPPPAAGGGPPPPPPPPPPGVGPPPPPPPGVGPPPPPPPGVGPPPPPPGAGPLPPPPPGAGPPPPPAPGAPNTQSGLKSKKAIQTKFRMPLLNWQPLKPNQVTGTIFNELDDEQVLEELNMEMFEEQFKTKAQGNPSDLSKVKKKLGQKSPSKTSLIDANKAKNLAITLRKGGMSPSQICTAIEMYDQQSLSIDFLELLEHFIPSDFEMKLLLNYENDGRPLDELTDEDRFILHFGKIPRLSQRINTLTFMGNFPESVKRLQPQLNSIIAASMSIKSSAKLKKILEIVLAFGNYMNSSKRGAAYGFRLQSLDLLLETKSTDRSQTLLHFITNIILDKYPDLANFYTELHFVDKAALVSLDIILQDIRFLERGMEMTKKEFLVQDDSPVLKEFIKSNSEQLESLMKDSKTAQEAYCSVVEYFGENPKTTQPATFFPLFSRFIKAYKKAEQEIHQKKKAELDVSEGRDSSPTKSGGQRGPLMPKLDFIAELKRKQVQPGVREGKDGALEDIITDLRTTPFRRTDGRRSAQRQDT